Proteins found in one Pseudochaenichthys georgianus chromosome 13, fPseGeo1.2, whole genome shotgun sequence genomic segment:
- the nlrx1 gene encoding NLR family member X1 isoform X3 yields the protein MSSVQRQLSQLLGAWRWKRRAEYSLYSATGIHCRSFCSPPSGPEEAIEIHKKKLFLWFSHLPQEEKQFGGFFSPETMHVDPLILERNAEERAGLLTSPLQTQTPSSGHVTVEQLFETTDAWSEGRGLNVLLYGAVGTGKSTVVRKLVLDWCAGTTLTHFKLLVPFSCEDLGQLSKAVSLMDLVGRKYLHLRKHPLLGGEGNQARDVLFLFNGMEKMKLDFRIGATELCSDPNEVLPPGVVVVNLLRKYLLPEASVLVTTRLSALDRIPQKYVTRYAQICGFNDLDRQRAYFTSRLMQHTGETTHNNEAHGLIELLYLNLQRESQLAAACFLPSYCWLTCATLHFLHFTDAKAPIRTLTGIYTSFLRLNFGGEVLGTGTGTNAAIQEQHSSLMLYVVRTVGKLAFDGVTNKRTSFSEEELEQWIGGKTKTDEELRQLAMFRTDVLDFFLAPCVESFKHSPEDPSKIDQKRYVFAVPAMQEYLAALYVVLGENKSALEKMTKQVSLAIGQASEDVSAIFNILSKFIPLRIFAVFNLLKLFPKLYEKISIKNKGSIARTMAAEMFRTEDRDNEDVLDQVEQSLLGVHGPEPEQICEAQPFELYPIFMGGLLHYGNRVLLQQLGCSIHSTTVVQITHALRKYLVKELSQPQPPEELMDLLLLLYEFQNPRLTAEVLASIRSICLTNIRMTSLKCFVLSSVLSCTPASYRLEELDLSSCLLTQDKLPMLWPAFRHTFKLKLCDNTLLESGASTLLEAFPENQSLTHLSLMHTGLGDRGAQELAERLQQHKGLQELNVAYNNIGDRTAMTLVDACREHPSIHTVHLYLNPLTDVGKQSLYVRGDPKSDIGRRVKVLASVTEGSDLCEDWHPILSVIQKNISSWDRQRVKEQLKVFLRDLEWGRQQQQSFWKRLHFRRVEKGVRQTLRMLEKDTIPPSSGKSKWAIKTRR from the exons ATGAGCTCAGTGCAGAG ACAGCTGAGTCAGCTGCTGGGAGCATGGAGGTGGAAGAGGAGGGCGGAGTATTCTCTCTACTCCGCCACTGGAATTCACTGCAGGAGCTTCTGCTCCCCCCCTTCAGGACCAG AAGAAGCCATAGAGATCCACAAGAAGAAGCTCTTCCTGTGGTTCAGCCACCTTCCTCAGGAGGAGAAACAGTTTGGAGGCTTCTTCAGCCCGGAGACCATGCATGTGGACCCGCTGATCCTGGAAAGAAATGCAGAGGAGAGGGCAGGACTGCTCACTTCCCCTCTCCAAACCCAGACCCCCTCCAGCGGCCATGTGACCGTGGAGCAGCTGTTTGAAACCACCGATGCCTGGAGTGAGGGCCGGGGCCTCAACGTGCTGCTGTACGGGGCCGTGGGGACCGGGAAAAGTACTGTGGTGCGAAAGCTGGTGCTGGATTGGTGCGCTGGTACCACCCTGACTCACTTCAAGCTGCTGGTTCCTTTCTCTTGTGAGGACCTGGGCCAACTGTCAAA GGCGGTCTCCTTGATGGACCTTGTGGGCAGGAAGTACCTCCACCTAAGAAAACACCCCCTGCTGGGCGGGGAGGGAAACCAGGCCAGGGATGTACTCTTCCTCTTCAATGGGATGGAGAAGATGAAGCTAGACTTCCGGATTGGAGCCACGGAGCTTTGCAGTGACCCCAATGAGGTGCTGCCTCCAGGTGTAGTGGTGGTCAACCTGCTGAGGAAGTACCTCCTGCCTGAG GCCAGCGTCTTGGTTACCACCAGACTGTCTGCTCTGGACCGTATCCCTCAGAAGTACGTGACTCGCTATGCCCAGATTTGTGGCTTCAATGATCTGGACCGCCAGCGAGCTTACTTCACCAGCCGCCTGATGCAGCACACTGGAGAAACTACACATAATAATGAGGCCCATGGTCTGATAGAGCTACTCTACCTCAACCTTCAGAGAGAGAGCCAGCTGGCTGCAGCCTGCTTCCTCCCGTCCTACTGCTGGCTCACATGTGCCACCTTACACTTCCTCCATTTCACAGACGCCAAGGCACCCATCCGCACACTGACCGGCATCTACACCAGTTTCCTCAGACTCAACTTTGGAGGGGAGGTGCTTGGCACAGGGACAGGGACAAATGCGGCCATTCAGGAGCAGCACAGTTCTCTGATGTTGTATGTAGTCCGTACAGTCGGGAAACTTGCGTTTGACGGCGTGACGAACAAACGCACGTCATTCTCAGAAGAGGAACTGGAGCAGTGGATCGGAGGGAAGACCAAGACGGATGAGGAGCTGCGTCAGCTGGCCATGTTCCGGACTGATGTGCTCGACTTCTTCTTGGCTCCCTGTGTAGAAAGCTTCAAGCATTCACCAGAAGACCCCAGTAAGATTGATCAGAAGCGGTATGTTTTTGCTGTCCCGGCCATGCAGGAGTACCTGGCAGCTCTCTACGTCGTCCTAGGAGAGAACAAATCTGCTCTGGAGAAGATGACCAAGCAGGTGTCTCTGGCCATTGGTCAAGCCAGTGAAGACGTCAGTGCCATCTTTAACATCCTCTCTAAGTTCATTCCCCTCCGGATATTCGCTGTTTTCAACCTCCTTAAGCTTTTTCCAAAGCTCTACGAGAAGATCAGCATTAAAAACAAAGGTAGCATCGCCAGAACCATGGCTGCCGAGATGTTCCGCACCGAGGATCGCGACAACGAGGACGTACTGGATCAGGTGGAGCAAAGCCTCCTGGGAGTCCATGGCCCAGAGCCCGAGCAGATCTGTGAGGCCCAGCCTTTTGAGCTCTACCCTATCTTCATGGGGGGGCTGTTGCATTACGGTAACCGTGTCCTTCTCCAGCAACTCGGCTGCAGCATTCATAGCACCACTGTGGTCCAGATCACTCATGCCCTCAGGAAGTACCTTGTCAAAG AGCTGAGCCAGCCTCAGCCCCCAGAAGAGCTGATGGATCTGCTGCTCCTCCTCTATGAGTTCCAGAACCCCAGACTGACCGCAGAGGTTTTGGCCTCGATCAGAAGCATCTGCCTCACCAACATCCGTATGACCTCCCTCAAGTGCTTTGTCCTGAGCTCTGTGCTGTCGTGCACTCCTGCCAG TTATCGCCTTGAAGAGCTGGACCTGTCCTCCTGCCTGCTGACTCAGGACAAGCTTCCGATGCTGTGGCCTGCCTTCAGACACACATTCAAACTCAA ACTGTGTGACAACACTCTGCTGGAGTCTGGAGCCAGCACTCTGCTGGAGGCCTTCCCAGAGAACCAGTCCCTGACGCACCTGTCCCTGATGCACACCGGGCTGGGGGACCGGGGGGCCCAAGAGCTGGCTGAGAGGCTCCAGCAGCACAAGGGCCTCCAGGAGCTCAACGTGGCCTACAACAACATCGGAGACAGGACTGCCATGACTCTGGTGGACGCCTGCAGGGAGCACCCCAGCATCCACACTGTGCA CTTGTACCTGAACCCTCTCACTGACGTGGGGAAGCAGTCGCTGTATGTCCGAGGAGATCCCAAGAGCGACATTGGCCGGAGGGTGAAGGTCTTGGCTTCAGTGACCGAGGGCTCAGACCTCTGCGAGGACTGGCACCCCATCCTCAGCGTGATCCAGAAGAACATCTCCTCCTGGGACCGCCAACGAGTCAAGGAGCAGCTGAAG GTGTTCCTCAGGGACCTGGAGTGGGgccgtcagcagcagcagagttTCTGGAAGAGGCTGCACTTCCGCAGGGTGGAGAAGGGCGTCCGGCAGACTCTACGGATGCTGGAGAAGGACACTATACCTCCATCCTCAGGAAAAAGCAAATGGGCCATCAAGACCAGGAGGTGA
- the nlrx1 gene encoding NLR family member X1 isoform X2 codes for MSSVQRQLSQLLGAWRWKRRAEYSLYSATGIHCRSFCSPPSGPEAIEIHKKKLFLWFSHLPQEEKQFGGFFSPETMHVDPLILERNAEERAGLLTSPLQTQTPSSGHVTVEQLFETTDAWSEGRGLNVLLYGAVGTGKSTVVRKLVLDWCAGTTLTHFKLLVPFSCEDLGQLSKAVSLMDLVGRKYLHLRKHPLLGGEGNQARDVLFLFNGMEKMKLDFRIGATELCSDPNEVLPPGVVVVNLLRKYLLPEASVLVTTRLSALDRIPQKYVTRYAQICGFNDLDRQRAYFTSRLMQHTGETTHNNEAHGLIELLYLNLQRESQLAAACFLPSYCWLTCATLHFLHFTDAKAPIRTLTGIYTSFLRLNFGGEVLGTGTGTNAAIQEQHSSLMLYVVRTVGKLAFDGVTNKRTSFSEEELEQWIGGKTKTDEELRQLAMFRTDVLDFFLAPCVESFKHSPEDPSKIDQKRYVFAVPAMQEYLAALYVVLGENKSALEKMTKQVSLAIGQASEDVSAIFNILSKFIPLRIFAVFNLLKLFPKLYEKISIKNKGSIARTMAAEMFRTEDRDNEDVLDQVEQSLLGVHGPEPEQICEAQPFELYPIFMGGLLHYGNRVLLQQLGCSIHSTTVVQITHALRKYLVKELSQPQPPEELMDLLLLLYEFQNPRLTAEVLASIRSICLTNIRMTSLKCFVLSSVLSCTPASYRLEELDLSSCLLTQDKLPMLWPAFRHTFKLNLQFNSLGPESCILLRDLLLDPESCIRSLQLCDNTLLESGASTLLEAFPENQSLTHLSLMHTGLGDRGAQELAERLQQHKGLQELNVAYNNIGDRTAMTLVDACREHPSIHTVHLYLNPLTDVGKQSLYVRGDPKSDIGRRVKVLASVTEGSDLCEDWHPILSVIQKNISSWDRQRVKEQLKVFLRDLEWGRQQQQSFWKRLHFRRVEKGVRQTLRMLEKDTIPPSSGKSKWAIKTRR; via the exons ATGAGCTCAGTGCAGAG ACAGCTGAGTCAGCTGCTGGGAGCATGGAGGTGGAAGAGGAGGGCGGAGTATTCTCTCTACTCCGCCACTGGAATTCACTGCAGGAGCTTCTGCTCCCCCCCTTCAGGACCAG AAGCCATAGAGATCCACAAGAAGAAGCTCTTCCTGTGGTTCAGCCACCTTCCTCAGGAGGAGAAACAGTTTGGAGGCTTCTTCAGCCCGGAGACCATGCATGTGGACCCGCTGATCCTGGAAAGAAATGCAGAGGAGAGGGCAGGACTGCTCACTTCCCCTCTCCAAACCCAGACCCCCTCCAGCGGCCATGTGACCGTGGAGCAGCTGTTTGAAACCACCGATGCCTGGAGTGAGGGCCGGGGCCTCAACGTGCTGCTGTACGGGGCCGTGGGGACCGGGAAAAGTACTGTGGTGCGAAAGCTGGTGCTGGATTGGTGCGCTGGTACCACCCTGACTCACTTCAAGCTGCTGGTTCCTTTCTCTTGTGAGGACCTGGGCCAACTGTCAAA GGCGGTCTCCTTGATGGACCTTGTGGGCAGGAAGTACCTCCACCTAAGAAAACACCCCCTGCTGGGCGGGGAGGGAAACCAGGCCAGGGATGTACTCTTCCTCTTCAATGGGATGGAGAAGATGAAGCTAGACTTCCGGATTGGAGCCACGGAGCTTTGCAGTGACCCCAATGAGGTGCTGCCTCCAGGTGTAGTGGTGGTCAACCTGCTGAGGAAGTACCTCCTGCCTGAG GCCAGCGTCTTGGTTACCACCAGACTGTCTGCTCTGGACCGTATCCCTCAGAAGTACGTGACTCGCTATGCCCAGATTTGTGGCTTCAATGATCTGGACCGCCAGCGAGCTTACTTCACCAGCCGCCTGATGCAGCACACTGGAGAAACTACACATAATAATGAGGCCCATGGTCTGATAGAGCTACTCTACCTCAACCTTCAGAGAGAGAGCCAGCTGGCTGCAGCCTGCTTCCTCCCGTCCTACTGCTGGCTCACATGTGCCACCTTACACTTCCTCCATTTCACAGACGCCAAGGCACCCATCCGCACACTGACCGGCATCTACACCAGTTTCCTCAGACTCAACTTTGGAGGGGAGGTGCTTGGCACAGGGACAGGGACAAATGCGGCCATTCAGGAGCAGCACAGTTCTCTGATGTTGTATGTAGTCCGTACAGTCGGGAAACTTGCGTTTGACGGCGTGACGAACAAACGCACGTCATTCTCAGAAGAGGAACTGGAGCAGTGGATCGGAGGGAAGACCAAGACGGATGAGGAGCTGCGTCAGCTGGCCATGTTCCGGACTGATGTGCTCGACTTCTTCTTGGCTCCCTGTGTAGAAAGCTTCAAGCATTCACCAGAAGACCCCAGTAAGATTGATCAGAAGCGGTATGTTTTTGCTGTCCCGGCCATGCAGGAGTACCTGGCAGCTCTCTACGTCGTCCTAGGAGAGAACAAATCTGCTCTGGAGAAGATGACCAAGCAGGTGTCTCTGGCCATTGGTCAAGCCAGTGAAGACGTCAGTGCCATCTTTAACATCCTCTCTAAGTTCATTCCCCTCCGGATATTCGCTGTTTTCAACCTCCTTAAGCTTTTTCCAAAGCTCTACGAGAAGATCAGCATTAAAAACAAAGGTAGCATCGCCAGAACCATGGCTGCCGAGATGTTCCGCACCGAGGATCGCGACAACGAGGACGTACTGGATCAGGTGGAGCAAAGCCTCCTGGGAGTCCATGGCCCAGAGCCCGAGCAGATCTGTGAGGCCCAGCCTTTTGAGCTCTACCCTATCTTCATGGGGGGGCTGTTGCATTACGGTAACCGTGTCCTTCTCCAGCAACTCGGCTGCAGCATTCATAGCACCACTGTGGTCCAGATCACTCATGCCCTCAGGAAGTACCTTGTCAAAG AGCTGAGCCAGCCTCAGCCCCCAGAAGAGCTGATGGATCTGCTGCTCCTCCTCTATGAGTTCCAGAACCCCAGACTGACCGCAGAGGTTTTGGCCTCGATCAGAAGCATCTGCCTCACCAACATCCGTATGACCTCCCTCAAGTGCTTTGTCCTGAGCTCTGTGCTGTCGTGCACTCCTGCCAG TTATCGCCTTGAAGAGCTGGACCTGTCCTCCTGCCTGCTGACTCAGGACAAGCTTCCGATGCTGTGGCCTGCCTTCAGACACACATTCAAACTCAA TTTGCAGTTTAACAGCCTGggtcctgagtcctgcatcctCCTCAGGGATCTGCTTCTAGACCCCGAGAGCTGTATTAGATCTCTACA ACTGTGTGACAACACTCTGCTGGAGTCTGGAGCCAGCACTCTGCTGGAGGCCTTCCCAGAGAACCAGTCCCTGACGCACCTGTCCCTGATGCACACCGGGCTGGGGGACCGGGGGGCCCAAGAGCTGGCTGAGAGGCTCCAGCAGCACAAGGGCCTCCAGGAGCTCAACGTGGCCTACAACAACATCGGAGACAGGACTGCCATGACTCTGGTGGACGCCTGCAGGGAGCACCCCAGCATCCACACTGTGCA CTTGTACCTGAACCCTCTCACTGACGTGGGGAAGCAGTCGCTGTATGTCCGAGGAGATCCCAAGAGCGACATTGGCCGGAGGGTGAAGGTCTTGGCTTCAGTGACCGAGGGCTCAGACCTCTGCGAGGACTGGCACCCCATCCTCAGCGTGATCCAGAAGAACATCTCCTCCTGGGACCGCCAACGAGTCAAGGAGCAGCTGAAG GTGTTCCTCAGGGACCTGGAGTGGGgccgtcagcagcagcagagttTCTGGAAGAGGCTGCACTTCCGCAGGGTGGAGAAGGGCGTCCGGCAGACTCTACGGATGCTGGAGAAGGACACTATACCTCCATCCTCAGGAAAAAGCAAATGGGCCATCAAGACCAGGAGGTGA
- the nlrx1 gene encoding NLR family member X1 isoform X1: MSSVQRQLSQLLGAWRWKRRAEYSLYSATGIHCRSFCSPPSGPEEAIEIHKKKLFLWFSHLPQEEKQFGGFFSPETMHVDPLILERNAEERAGLLTSPLQTQTPSSGHVTVEQLFETTDAWSEGRGLNVLLYGAVGTGKSTVVRKLVLDWCAGTTLTHFKLLVPFSCEDLGQLSKAVSLMDLVGRKYLHLRKHPLLGGEGNQARDVLFLFNGMEKMKLDFRIGATELCSDPNEVLPPGVVVVNLLRKYLLPEASVLVTTRLSALDRIPQKYVTRYAQICGFNDLDRQRAYFTSRLMQHTGETTHNNEAHGLIELLYLNLQRESQLAAACFLPSYCWLTCATLHFLHFTDAKAPIRTLTGIYTSFLRLNFGGEVLGTGTGTNAAIQEQHSSLMLYVVRTVGKLAFDGVTNKRTSFSEEELEQWIGGKTKTDEELRQLAMFRTDVLDFFLAPCVESFKHSPEDPSKIDQKRYVFAVPAMQEYLAALYVVLGENKSALEKMTKQVSLAIGQASEDVSAIFNILSKFIPLRIFAVFNLLKLFPKLYEKISIKNKGSIARTMAAEMFRTEDRDNEDVLDQVEQSLLGVHGPEPEQICEAQPFELYPIFMGGLLHYGNRVLLQQLGCSIHSTTVVQITHALRKYLVKELSQPQPPEELMDLLLLLYEFQNPRLTAEVLASIRSICLTNIRMTSLKCFVLSSVLSCTPASYRLEELDLSSCLLTQDKLPMLWPAFRHTFKLNLQFNSLGPESCILLRDLLLDPESCIRSLQLCDNTLLESGASTLLEAFPENQSLTHLSLMHTGLGDRGAQELAERLQQHKGLQELNVAYNNIGDRTAMTLVDACREHPSIHTVHLYLNPLTDVGKQSLYVRGDPKSDIGRRVKVLASVTEGSDLCEDWHPILSVIQKNISSWDRQRVKEQLKVFLRDLEWGRQQQQSFWKRLHFRRVEKGVRQTLRMLEKDTIPPSSGKSKWAIKTRR, translated from the exons ATGAGCTCAGTGCAGAG ACAGCTGAGTCAGCTGCTGGGAGCATGGAGGTGGAAGAGGAGGGCGGAGTATTCTCTCTACTCCGCCACTGGAATTCACTGCAGGAGCTTCTGCTCCCCCCCTTCAGGACCAG AAGAAGCCATAGAGATCCACAAGAAGAAGCTCTTCCTGTGGTTCAGCCACCTTCCTCAGGAGGAGAAACAGTTTGGAGGCTTCTTCAGCCCGGAGACCATGCATGTGGACCCGCTGATCCTGGAAAGAAATGCAGAGGAGAGGGCAGGACTGCTCACTTCCCCTCTCCAAACCCAGACCCCCTCCAGCGGCCATGTGACCGTGGAGCAGCTGTTTGAAACCACCGATGCCTGGAGTGAGGGCCGGGGCCTCAACGTGCTGCTGTACGGGGCCGTGGGGACCGGGAAAAGTACTGTGGTGCGAAAGCTGGTGCTGGATTGGTGCGCTGGTACCACCCTGACTCACTTCAAGCTGCTGGTTCCTTTCTCTTGTGAGGACCTGGGCCAACTGTCAAA GGCGGTCTCCTTGATGGACCTTGTGGGCAGGAAGTACCTCCACCTAAGAAAACACCCCCTGCTGGGCGGGGAGGGAAACCAGGCCAGGGATGTACTCTTCCTCTTCAATGGGATGGAGAAGATGAAGCTAGACTTCCGGATTGGAGCCACGGAGCTTTGCAGTGACCCCAATGAGGTGCTGCCTCCAGGTGTAGTGGTGGTCAACCTGCTGAGGAAGTACCTCCTGCCTGAG GCCAGCGTCTTGGTTACCACCAGACTGTCTGCTCTGGACCGTATCCCTCAGAAGTACGTGACTCGCTATGCCCAGATTTGTGGCTTCAATGATCTGGACCGCCAGCGAGCTTACTTCACCAGCCGCCTGATGCAGCACACTGGAGAAACTACACATAATAATGAGGCCCATGGTCTGATAGAGCTACTCTACCTCAACCTTCAGAGAGAGAGCCAGCTGGCTGCAGCCTGCTTCCTCCCGTCCTACTGCTGGCTCACATGTGCCACCTTACACTTCCTCCATTTCACAGACGCCAAGGCACCCATCCGCACACTGACCGGCATCTACACCAGTTTCCTCAGACTCAACTTTGGAGGGGAGGTGCTTGGCACAGGGACAGGGACAAATGCGGCCATTCAGGAGCAGCACAGTTCTCTGATGTTGTATGTAGTCCGTACAGTCGGGAAACTTGCGTTTGACGGCGTGACGAACAAACGCACGTCATTCTCAGAAGAGGAACTGGAGCAGTGGATCGGAGGGAAGACCAAGACGGATGAGGAGCTGCGTCAGCTGGCCATGTTCCGGACTGATGTGCTCGACTTCTTCTTGGCTCCCTGTGTAGAAAGCTTCAAGCATTCACCAGAAGACCCCAGTAAGATTGATCAGAAGCGGTATGTTTTTGCTGTCCCGGCCATGCAGGAGTACCTGGCAGCTCTCTACGTCGTCCTAGGAGAGAACAAATCTGCTCTGGAGAAGATGACCAAGCAGGTGTCTCTGGCCATTGGTCAAGCCAGTGAAGACGTCAGTGCCATCTTTAACATCCTCTCTAAGTTCATTCCCCTCCGGATATTCGCTGTTTTCAACCTCCTTAAGCTTTTTCCAAAGCTCTACGAGAAGATCAGCATTAAAAACAAAGGTAGCATCGCCAGAACCATGGCTGCCGAGATGTTCCGCACCGAGGATCGCGACAACGAGGACGTACTGGATCAGGTGGAGCAAAGCCTCCTGGGAGTCCATGGCCCAGAGCCCGAGCAGATCTGTGAGGCCCAGCCTTTTGAGCTCTACCCTATCTTCATGGGGGGGCTGTTGCATTACGGTAACCGTGTCCTTCTCCAGCAACTCGGCTGCAGCATTCATAGCACCACTGTGGTCCAGATCACTCATGCCCTCAGGAAGTACCTTGTCAAAG AGCTGAGCCAGCCTCAGCCCCCAGAAGAGCTGATGGATCTGCTGCTCCTCCTCTATGAGTTCCAGAACCCCAGACTGACCGCAGAGGTTTTGGCCTCGATCAGAAGCATCTGCCTCACCAACATCCGTATGACCTCCCTCAAGTGCTTTGTCCTGAGCTCTGTGCTGTCGTGCACTCCTGCCAG TTATCGCCTTGAAGAGCTGGACCTGTCCTCCTGCCTGCTGACTCAGGACAAGCTTCCGATGCTGTGGCCTGCCTTCAGACACACATTCAAACTCAA TTTGCAGTTTAACAGCCTGggtcctgagtcctgcatcctCCTCAGGGATCTGCTTCTAGACCCCGAGAGCTGTATTAGATCTCTACA ACTGTGTGACAACACTCTGCTGGAGTCTGGAGCCAGCACTCTGCTGGAGGCCTTCCCAGAGAACCAGTCCCTGACGCACCTGTCCCTGATGCACACCGGGCTGGGGGACCGGGGGGCCCAAGAGCTGGCTGAGAGGCTCCAGCAGCACAAGGGCCTCCAGGAGCTCAACGTGGCCTACAACAACATCGGAGACAGGACTGCCATGACTCTGGTGGACGCCTGCAGGGAGCACCCCAGCATCCACACTGTGCA CTTGTACCTGAACCCTCTCACTGACGTGGGGAAGCAGTCGCTGTATGTCCGAGGAGATCCCAAGAGCGACATTGGCCGGAGGGTGAAGGTCTTGGCTTCAGTGACCGAGGGCTCAGACCTCTGCGAGGACTGGCACCCCATCCTCAGCGTGATCCAGAAGAACATCTCCTCCTGGGACCGCCAACGAGTCAAGGAGCAGCTGAAG GTGTTCCTCAGGGACCTGGAGTGGGgccgtcagcagcagcagagttTCTGGAAGAGGCTGCACTTCCGCAGGGTGGAGAAGGGCGTCCGGCAGACTCTACGGATGCTGGAGAAGGACACTATACCTCCATCCTCAGGAAAAAGCAAATGGGCCATCAAGACCAGGAGGTGA